The Fulvivirga ligni genome window below encodes:
- a CDS encoding MFS transporter — translation MELNNKKIINGWCMYDWANSVYSLVITSAIFPVYYDAVTTTDGPQGDMVEFFGLHLKNSVLYAWSLSFSFLFVAFILPLLSGIADYAGKKKLFMKIFMYLGASACLGLYFFTGKVNIELAIICSVLASVGYSSSLVFYDAFLPEIASADRMDKVSAKGYSLGYIGSVILLIVNILMINQYEVFGFESDTGAVRFSFLTVGLWWIGFSQFTFLRLPDNVFKRKSDKGWLTGGYKELKKVWNSLGEQRVLKRFLWAYLFYNMGVQTVMYLAATFGSKELKLEGKQLIGIVLIIQLVAIAGAYLFAYISKVRGNKLSLMVMIGIWIVVCLGAYFVTNVEQFFALAFVVGLVMGGIQSLSRSTYAKLIPENSIDHTSYFSFYDVTFNVSIVIGTLAYGAIEQITGSMRNSTLALMLFFIIGMIFLLSVKMPHLKNDATKADS, via the coding sequence ATGGAGCTTAACAATAAGAAAATTATCAACGGCTGGTGTATGTATGACTGGGCTAACTCAGTATATTCATTAGTAATCACCTCAGCTATATTTCCAGTTTATTATGACGCCGTTACCACCACAGACGGACCCCAGGGGGACATGGTGGAGTTTTTTGGATTACATCTAAAAAACTCTGTGCTGTATGCCTGGTCGCTGTCATTTTCGTTTCTATTTGTTGCCTTCATTTTACCCTTACTTTCTGGTATAGCAGATTATGCCGGCAAGAAGAAGCTGTTCATGAAAATATTCATGTACCTCGGCGCATCGGCCTGTTTGGGGTTGTACTTTTTTACAGGCAAGGTGAACATAGAATTGGCCATTATTTGTTCTGTATTGGCCAGTGTGGGATACTCTTCTAGCTTGGTATTTTATGATGCCTTTTTGCCTGAAATAGCTTCTGCCGATAGGATGGATAAGGTAAGTGCGAAAGGATATTCTTTGGGGTATATAGGAAGTGTTATTTTGTTGATTGTAAATATATTGATGATCAATCAATATGAGGTCTTTGGATTTGAAAGTGATACAGGAGCAGTGCGGTTTTCTTTCTTAACCGTAGGCTTATGGTGGATAGGGTTTTCACAATTCACTTTCTTGAGATTACCTGATAATGTATTTAAAAGGAAATCTGATAAAGGATGGCTTACAGGAGGCTACAAGGAGCTGAAGAAGGTTTGGAATAGCCTTGGAGAGCAAAGGGTGCTGAAAAGGTTTTTATGGGCCTATCTTTTCTATAATATGGGGGTGCAAACCGTGATGTATCTGGCAGCTACGTTTGGTTCTAAAGAATTGAAGCTCGAAGGAAAACAATTGATAGGCATTGTATTAATTATTCAACTAGTGGCCATAGCTGGTGCCTATCTATTTGCCTATATATCTAAGGTACGAGGAAATAAACTTTCGCTGATGGTTATGATTGGCATCTGGATAGTCGTCTGTCTTGGCGCTTATTTTGTTACTAATGTTGAGCAGTTCTTTGCGTTGGCTTTTGTAGTAGGCTTGGTAATGGGAGGTATACAATCACTTTCAAGGTCCACTTACGCTAAACTTATCCCTGAGAACAGCATTGATCATACTTCGTACTTCAGCTTTTATGATGTTACCTTCAATGTTTCTATTGTAATCGGTACACTGGCGTATGGTGCAATAGAGCAGATAACAGGAAGCATGAGAAATAGCACCTTAGCACTGATGCTCTTTTTTATTATAGGGATGATCTTTTTACTATCGGTAAAGATGCCTCACCTTAAAAATGACGCTACCAAAGCTGACAGTTAA
- a CDS encoding SLC13 family permease, whose translation MNIIPADFQPYFVLGIILILFIAIYLEVVKPAVSFLFAIIIFVMFGTLTPAKVLEGFSNQSIASVVLLILITAGIRSNFNIEIFLNKVFGRAKTYRGFLFSMMSKVAILSSFVNNTPVVVLLTPYVFNWGKKNKISPSKLLIPLSYSTIIGGMITIIGTSTTLVLNGFLTERNITGLDTWSLFITGSSVALVCVLFIGFFGKYLLPDHTDFIEKFQANKRQYLIEKRLSDNSPLIGKTVAEGGLRNLNGVYLVEIVRDNQIISPVTPKEKIIANDVLIFAGNTDNIVDLTLTDIGVELPEKLSPNTNGKVQVVESVVSANSSLIGKTIKSSNFRERYDAAVVAVHRNGEKLSGKIGRMSIKAGDVLLLYVGNNFNDRVDMYKDLYVITGENKEIEPNKKNSYKLMVILAVVALLAVTQVFSLFVSLLIIFTLMISMRLITMKNIKRDLDVNLVSILVLSLALGEVIIGTGTGEFVAKYVLGLLQPYGPIAILCGIMLITTILTSFITNVGAVSIAFPLTLAITSSLGLDAAPFYLGLAFAASAAFLTPVGYQTNLIIYGPGGYNFKDFLKIGLPVTLIYLGLSTTIIVFLFKEVFF comes from the coding sequence ATGAACATAATCCCTGCAGATTTCCAGCCTTACTTTGTACTCGGCATTATTTTAATACTTTTCATAGCCATTTATCTGGAAGTAGTGAAACCAGCGGTAAGCTTCCTGTTTGCTATTATCATTTTTGTAATGTTTGGAACACTTACGCCGGCAAAGGTATTGGAAGGTTTTTCTAATCAGTCCATCGCAAGTGTAGTACTTCTAATTTTAATTACGGCCGGCATCAGAAGTAACTTCAATATTGAGATATTCTTAAACAAAGTATTTGGACGGGCAAAGACCTACAGAGGATTCCTATTTAGCATGATGAGTAAGGTAGCGATACTATCATCATTTGTAAATAACACTCCCGTAGTTGTCTTACTTACACCTTATGTATTCAATTGGGGAAAAAAGAATAAAATATCACCGTCAAAACTGCTTATACCACTATCCTACTCAACCATTATCGGGGGTATGATTACGATCATTGGTACATCTACCACGCTGGTTTTAAATGGTTTTTTAACAGAAAGAAATATTACAGGATTAGACACCTGGTCACTGTTCATCACCGGCTCTTCTGTGGCCCTTGTTTGTGTATTATTTATTGGCTTCTTTGGTAAATATTTATTACCAGATCACACTGATTTTATTGAAAAATTCCAAGCCAATAAAAGGCAATATCTAATTGAAAAACGACTAAGCGACAATAGTCCATTAATTGGTAAAACTGTGGCCGAAGGTGGCCTTAGAAACCTTAATGGCGTTTATCTTGTAGAAATAGTGAGAGACAATCAGATCATTTCTCCTGTTACTCCAAAGGAAAAAATCATTGCTAACGATGTTTTGATCTTTGCAGGAAATACGGATAACATCGTGGATCTTACCTTAACGGATATAGGTGTAGAATTACCTGAGAAACTGTCCCCTAACACCAACGGAAAGGTCCAGGTGGTTGAAAGTGTAGTAAGTGCCAATAGCAGCCTTATAGGAAAGACTATTAAGAGCTCTAACTTCCGTGAAAGATATGACGCAGCCGTGGTAGCCGTTCACAGAAATGGTGAAAAACTAAGCGGAAAGATCGGTCGAATGTCAATTAAAGCTGGTGATGTACTTCTTCTATATGTTGGAAACAACTTTAATGACCGAGTCGACATGTATAAAGACTTATATGTCATTACAGGGGAAAACAAAGAAATAGAACCCAATAAGAAGAACTCTTACAAACTCATGGTCATTTTGGCTGTAGTAGCCTTATTAGCCGTTACACAAGTCTTCTCACTGTTTGTATCTCTACTAATCATCTTCACTTTAATGATCTCGATGAGGCTCATTACTATGAAGAACATTAAAAGGGATTTGGACGTCAATCTGGTGTCAATACTTGTACTATCTCTTGCATTAGGTGAAGTTATCATTGGTACGGGAACAGGTGAGTTTGTAGCCAAATATGTTCTCGGCCTATTACAACCCTATGGCCCCATTGCTATTCTGTGCGGTATTATGCTGATCACCACCATTTTGACCTCCTTCATTACTAACGTGGGAGCAGTATCAATAGCATTTCCTCTTACACTGGCCATTACAAGCTCACTAGGGCTAGATGCAGCTCCGTTCTACCTCGGGCTTGCTTTTGCTGCCTCCGCTGCCTTCTTAACACCTGTAGGCTATCAGACTAACCTGATCATCTATGGACCAGGTGGATATAATTTTAAGGATTTCTTAAAGATAGGATTACCAGTGACTCTGATCTATCTAGGATTATCAACCACTATTATCGTATTTCTATTCAAAGAAGTTTTCTTTTAA
- a CDS encoding type I restriction enzyme HsdR N-terminal domain-containing protein has translation MVTLNLPKFDCNIRKNEGKVEIFDVIRKKYIVLTPEEWVRQHIIHFLLNERGYPRSLFRVESGLKYNKRQKRSDVLVYNREARPFLIVECKAHDVKITQAGFDQVAVYSKQLDVDFLVVTNGINHFCCKLNRESSQMEFIDDIPFYE, from the coding sequence ATGGTTACTTTAAATCTCCCCAAATTTGATTGTAATATCAGAAAAAACGAGGGGAAAGTTGAAATTTTTGACGTCATAAGGAAAAAATATATTGTGTTAACACCCGAAGAATGGGTGAGGCAGCATATTATTCATTTTTTACTTAATGAAAGAGGATATCCCCGGTCTTTGTTTAGGGTGGAATCCGGTCTTAAATATAATAAGAGGCAAAAGCGCTCTGATGTGCTGGTCTATAATAGAGAGGCGAGGCCATTTCTTATTGTAGAGTGTAAGGCGCACGATGTTAAAATAACTCAAGCTGGGTTTGATCAGGTGGCGGTATATAGTAAGCAGTTAGATGTTGACTTTTTGGTAGTGACTAACGGAATTAATCACTTCTGCTGTAAACTCAATAGAGAATCATCTCAGATGGAGTTTATAGATGATATACCATTCTATGAATAA
- the ald gene encoding alanine dehydrogenase, whose translation MIIGVPKEIKNNENRVALTPAGAQELVKAGHTVYVQATAGEGSGFIDAEYIAAGASTLPTIEEVYDIAEMIMKVKEPIEAEYKLIKEDQLVFTYFHFASYEPLTKAMIESKAVCLAYETVEKADRSLPLLIPMSEVAGRMAIQEGAKFLEKPLKGRGILLGGVPGVRPAKVLILGGGVVGTNAAKMAAGMGADVTIMDLNLPRLRYLDDVMPANVNTFMSNEYNIRELIGTHDLIVGAVLIPGAKAPHLITKDMLKDMRPGTVLVDVAVDQGGCIETCKPTTHEDPTYVIDDVLHYCVANMPGAVPYTSTLALTNATLPYALQLANKGWKKACADNQELKLGLNVIKGEIVYKAVGEAFNLEYTDVEKFLN comes from the coding sequence ATGATAATAGGTGTACCAAAAGAGATTAAGAACAACGAAAATCGTGTAGCGCTAACTCCTGCAGGAGCTCAGGAATTAGTAAAGGCAGGTCACACAGTGTACGTTCAGGCAACCGCTGGAGAAGGAAGTGGTTTCATAGATGCTGAATACATTGCAGCAGGTGCCTCCACTTTACCTACTATTGAAGAAGTATATGACATCGCTGAGATGATCATGAAGGTAAAGGAACCAATAGAAGCTGAATACAAGCTCATTAAAGAAGATCAGCTAGTGTTCACCTATTTCCATTTCGCTTCATATGAGCCTTTAACTAAGGCCATGATTGAAAGCAAAGCGGTATGTTTGGCTTACGAAACAGTAGAAAAAGCTGACAGAAGCTTACCACTACTTATACCTATGTCTGAGGTAGCCGGAAGAATGGCGATTCAGGAAGGTGCTAAATTCCTAGAGAAACCACTTAAAGGAAGAGGTATTCTTCTTGGTGGTGTACCAGGAGTAAGACCTGCTAAAGTATTAATTTTAGGAGGTGGTGTAGTAGGTACTAACGCTGCTAAAATGGCTGCTGGCATGGGAGCTGACGTTACTATCATGGATCTTAACTTACCAAGATTAAGATACTTAGATGATGTAATGCCTGCTAACGTTAACACATTCATGTCTAACGAATATAACATCAGAGAACTTATTGGTACTCATGACCTTATTGTAGGTGCTGTACTTATACCTGGTGCTAAGGCTCCCCACTTGATCACTAAAGACATGCTAAAAGATATGAGACCAGGAACGGTACTTGTAGACGTAGCAGTAGATCAGGGTGGATGTATTGAGACTTGTAAGCCTACTACGCATGAAGACCCTACTTATGTAATTGATGATGTACTTCATTACTGTGTAGCTAACATGCCTGGCGCTGTTCCTTACACTTCTACCCTAGCGCTTACTAATGCAACATTACCATATGCATTACAACTAGCAAACAAAGGATGGAAGAAAGCTTGTGCTGATAATCAGGAATTAAAGCTAGGACTTAACGTAATTAAAGGAGAGATCGTTTACAAAGCTGTGGGCGAAGCCTTCAACCTTGAATATACAGATGTTGAGAAATTTCTTAACTAA
- a CDS encoding alpha-ketoacid dehydrogenase subunit alpha/beta translates to MSTTDIIKKSTKKKTEVIADYRLACQSREASLLGRKEVFMGKAKFGIFGDGKEVAQIAMAKVFQDGDFRSGYYRDQTFMLAIGELTLEQYFAQLYAHTDVEADPASAGRLMNGHFATRMLDENGELKELSKHKNSSADISPTAAQMPRLVGLAYASKLFRQNKGLHKYKNLSIKGNEVAFGTIGNASTSEGIFYESINAAGVLQVPMLVAVWDDDYGISVPQEYHTTKGSISEALKGFQRENGSNGYEIFTAKGWDYTGLIDTFIKASKVSRDEHVPTLVHVKEVTQPQGHSTSGSHERYKSKERLEWEKDHDCIKKMREWILENDLATSAELDEVEKEAKQFAKNAKNSAWKAFNESLKADEKEALELLTEAIHESAHKEALQNIRNGLKNALNPIRMDSVRAVKKALRCIRKENISTKAKLQDWVKRVAADNFENFSSNLHSQSAQAAMNVQVVDPVYNDDSQLVDGREVLQACFDNALARDPRVLAFGEDVGRIGDVNQAFAGLQEKYGELRVTDTGIREATIIGQGIGAALRGLRPIAEIQYLDYLIYAIQIMSDDLATLQYRTRGGQKAPLIVRTRGHRLEGVWHAGSPMGMILHSLRGMYVLVPRNMTQAAGFYNTLLQSDDTALIIECLNGYRLKERIPENIGEFTVPLGQPEVLREGSDVTIVTYGSMCKIVMEAADQLKEYDISCEVIDVQTLLPFDINHTIVESLKKTNRVIFADEDVPGGATAFMMQKVLEEQNGYAYLDSKPVTLAAKEHRPAYASDGDYFSKPNTEDVFDVAYTIMSEVNPERYPEIY, encoded by the coding sequence TTGAGCACTACTGATATTATTAAGAAAAGCACGAAGAAGAAGACTGAGGTTATTGCAGATTACAGGTTGGCTTGTCAAAGTAGAGAAGCTAGCTTATTAGGCAGAAAAGAGGTTTTCATGGGGAAAGCTAAGTTCGGCATTTTTGGGGATGGTAAAGAGGTGGCTCAGATAGCCATGGCGAAAGTTTTCCAGGATGGTGATTTTAGATCTGGTTATTACAGAGATCAAACGTTCATGCTGGCCATTGGCGAGCTTACTTTGGAGCAGTATTTTGCACAATTATATGCCCATACCGATGTGGAGGCAGATCCTGCTTCAGCTGGTCGTTTAATGAACGGGCACTTCGCCACCAGAATGCTGGATGAGAATGGCGAATTAAAGGAGCTTAGTAAGCATAAAAACAGTAGCGCTGATATTTCACCTACTGCAGCTCAAATGCCAAGATTAGTTGGTTTGGCTTACGCATCTAAATTGTTTAGACAAAACAAAGGTCTTCATAAATATAAAAATCTATCTATTAAGGGTAACGAGGTGGCTTTCGGAACCATAGGAAATGCTTCTACATCCGAAGGTATTTTTTATGAGTCCATAAACGCTGCTGGTGTACTACAAGTGCCAATGTTGGTGGCTGTGTGGGATGATGATTATGGAATATCAGTACCTCAGGAATATCACACTACTAAAGGAAGTATTTCAGAAGCCTTAAAAGGATTTCAAAGAGAAAATGGTAGTAATGGATATGAGATATTCACTGCTAAAGGTTGGGATTACACAGGCCTGATAGATACATTCATTAAAGCATCTAAAGTCTCCAGAGATGAGCATGTACCTACCTTGGTTCATGTTAAAGAAGTAACGCAACCACAAGGGCACTCTACTTCAGGTTCGCATGAGAGATACAAGTCTAAGGAGAGATTAGAGTGGGAAAAGGATCATGACTGTATTAAGAAAATGCGGGAGTGGATACTTGAAAATGATTTAGCCACCTCTGCGGAACTAGATGAAGTAGAAAAAGAGGCGAAACAATTTGCTAAAAACGCGAAGAACTCAGCTTGGAAAGCATTCAACGAGTCTTTAAAAGCTGACGAAAAAGAGGCGTTAGAGCTTTTAACAGAAGCAATTCACGAAAGTGCTCATAAAGAGGCGCTTCAAAATATTAGAAACGGTCTTAAAAATGCACTTAATCCTATTAGAATGGACAGTGTAAGAGCTGTGAAGAAAGCTCTCCGTTGCATTAGAAAAGAAAACATCTCTACCAAGGCAAAATTACAAGACTGGGTAAAAAGAGTAGCTGCTGATAATTTTGAGAATTTCAGTTCTAACCTTCATAGTCAGTCGGCACAGGCAGCCATGAATGTGCAGGTGGTAGATCCAGTATATAATGATGATAGCCAGCTGGTTGATGGAAGGGAAGTATTGCAGGCTTGTTTTGACAATGCTTTAGCAAGAGATCCAAGAGTACTTGCTTTTGGCGAAGATGTAGGTAGAATCGGAGATGTGAACCAGGCTTTTGCTGGCTTGCAGGAGAAGTACGGCGAATTAAGAGTTACAGATACTGGGATTAGAGAGGCTACGATTATAGGGCAGGGTATTGGTGCAGCGCTTAGAGGTTTAAGGCCAATCGCTGAAATTCAGTATCTTGACTATTTGATCTACGCTATCCAGATCATGTCTGATGACTTGGCTACATTGCAATACAGAACCAGAGGTGGTCAAAAAGCACCATTAATTGTAAGAACAAGAGGGCATAGATTAGAAGGTGTTTGGCACGCAGGGTCTCCTATGGGTATGATTCTTCATAGTTTGAGGGGGATGTACGTGTTGGTGCCTAGAAATATGACCCAGGCAGCTGGTTTTTATAACACACTACTTCAGTCTGACGATACGGCACTAATTATCGAGTGTCTGAACGGATATCGATTAAAAGAAAGAATACCAGAAAATATTGGTGAATTTACGGTGCCTTTAGGTCAGCCAGAAGTGCTAAGAGAAGGTAGTGATGTAACGATCGTTACCTACGGTTCTATGTGTAAGATAGTGATGGAGGCCGCTGATCAACTTAAAGAATACGATATTTCTTGCGAAGTGATTGACGTGCAGACCCTATTGCCATTTGATATTAATCACACCATAGTAGAATCTTTGAAGAAGACAAATCGAGTTATTTTTGCAGATGAAGACGTGCCAGGTGGAGCTACGGCATTTATGATGCAAAAGGTGCTTGAAGAGCAAAATGGATACGCTTACTTAGATAGCAAGCCAGTTACACTTGCTGCGAAAGAGCACAGGCCTGCTTATGCTTCTGATGGTGATTACTTCTCTAAACCAAATACAGAAGATGTATTTGATGTGGCTTACACCATCATGTCAGAGGTAAATCCTGAAAGATATCCTGAGATATATTAA